In a single window of the Novosphingobium sp. IK01 genome:
- the parC gene encoding DNA topoisomerase IV subunit A, whose amino-acid sequence MADDLTDPFDASDPFDAIVDAPFDSALSERYLVYALSTITARSLPDLRDGLKPVHRRLLWAMRQLRLDPNSAFKKSARVVGDVIGKYHPHGDASVYDAMVRLAQDFALRYPLVEGQGNFGNIDGDNAAAYRYTEARLTPTAIRLMAGLDEGTVDFVPTYNGEDHEPDIFPGLFPNLLANGASGIAVGMATNIPSHNVAEIVDVALMLIDNPQAEHAQLMEVFHGPDFPTGGVVVDSPALIAAAYETGRGSLRVRGRFSTGRDEAGQWEETGIEKLGSGQWQLVVSEIPYMVQKGKLIEQIAALIGDKKLPILEDVRDESDEHIRIVLVPKSRNVDPDLLRESLYRLTDLESRFGLNLNVLDAQRTPGVLGLKDLVQEWVISQIDIMLRRAQHRLDKIAARLELLEGYIIAYLNLDRIIEIIRTEDEPKPVMMAEFGLTDRQAEAILNMRLRSLRKLEEMELRREHDALLAEQDELNKLLESPARQRTRLKRELAALRKDYGPETVLGRRRTTIAEAAPTREFSMDAMIEKEPVTVVLSARGWIRAAKGHLPLDTEFKFKEGDGPAWVLHAQTTDKLLVALDTGRFYTLGADKLPGARGFGEPIRTMVDIDPDAHIVALVVYRPKGQLLLAANSGRGFAAEMDELLAETRKGRGVVSTKPGVQLKIVREIAPEHDHVAVMGENRKLVIFALSEVPILAKGQGVTLQRYRDGGLSDAITLRLEDGLSWTMGGDTGRTRVEKDLLPWKVARGAAGRLPPVGFPRDNTF is encoded by the coding sequence ATGGCCGATGATCTGACAGACCCCTTCGACGCATCCGATCCGTTTGACGCGATTGTCGATGCCCCGTTCGATTCCGCGCTGTCGGAACGCTATCTGGTCTATGCGCTCTCGACGATCACCGCGCGCTCGCTGCCCGACTTGCGCGATGGGCTCAAGCCGGTCCACCGCCGCCTGCTCTGGGCCATGCGGCAATTGCGGCTCGACCCCAACAGCGCGTTCAAGAAATCGGCGCGCGTGGTCGGCGATGTCATCGGCAAGTATCATCCCCATGGCGATGCCTCGGTCTACGACGCGATGGTCCGCCTCGCGCAGGATTTCGCGCTGCGCTATCCGCTGGTCGAGGGGCAGGGCAACTTCGGCAATATCGACGGCGATAACGCCGCCGCCTACCGCTACACCGAAGCGCGCCTGACGCCGACGGCGATCCGCCTGATGGCGGGACTCGACGAAGGCACGGTCGATTTCGTCCCCACCTACAATGGCGAGGATCACGAGCCGGACATTTTCCCCGGCCTCTTTCCCAACCTGCTGGCCAATGGCGCCAGCGGGATCGCGGTGGGCATGGCCACCAATATCCCCAGCCACAATGTCGCCGAGATCGTCGACGTCGCACTGATGCTGATCGACAATCCCCAGGCCGAGCATGCCCAGTTGATGGAAGTGTTCCACGGTCCCGATTTCCCCACCGGGGGCGTGGTGGTCGACAGCCCGGCGCTGATCGCTGCGGCTTATGAAACCGGGCGCGGCTCACTGCGCGTGCGCGGGCGCTTTTCGACCGGGCGCGACGAGGCGGGGCAGTGGGAAGAGACCGGCATCGAGAAGCTGGGCAGCGGCCAGTGGCAACTGGTCGTCTCGGAAATTCCCTACATGGTCCAGAAGGGCAAGCTGATCGAGCAGATCGCTGCCCTCATCGGCGACAAGAAGCTGCCGATCCTCGAAGACGTGCGCGACGAGAGCGACGAGCATATCCGCATCGTACTCGTGCCCAAGAGCCGCAATGTCGATCCCGACCTGCTCAGGGAATCGCTCTATCGCCTGACCGACCTTGAATCGCGCTTTGGCCTCAACCTCAACGTGCTCGATGCCCAGCGCACCCCCGGCGTGCTCGGCCTCAAGGATCTCGTTCAGGAATGGGTGATCAGCCAGATCGACATCATGCTGCGCCGCGCGCAGCACCGGCTCGACAAGATCGCCGCGCGGCTCGAACTGCTCGAAGGCTATATCATTGCCTATCTCAACCTCGACCGGATCATCGAGATCATCCGTACCGAGGACGAGCCCAAGCCGGTCATGATGGCCGAATTCGGCCTGACCGACCGCCAGGCCGAGGCGATCCTCAACATGCGCCTGCGCTCGTTGCGCAAGCTTGAGGAAATGGAACTGCGCCGCGAGCACGACGCTTTGCTGGCCGAGCAGGACGAGCTGAACAAGCTGCTCGAAAGCCCGGCACGCCAGCGCACGCGCCTGAAGCGCGAACTGGCCGCCCTGCGCAAGGACTATGGCCCCGAAACGGTGCTGGGCCGCCGCCGCACCACCATTGCCGAGGCCGCGCCCACCCGCGAATTCTCGATGGACGCGATGATCGAGAAGGAGCCGGTCACCGTCGTCCTTTCCGCGCGCGGCTGGATTCGCGCGGCCAAGGGCCACCTGCCGCTCGATACCGAGTTCAAGTTCAAGGAAGGCGACGGCCCGGCCTGGGTGCTCCACGCGCAGACGACCGACAAGCTGCTGGTCGCGCTCGACACCGGGCGGTTCTATACGCTGGGTGCCGACAAATTGCCCGGCGCGCGCGGCTTTGGCGAGCCGATCCGCACGATGGTCGACATCGACCCGGATGCCCACATCGTCGCGCTGGTCGTCTATCGCCCCAAGGGCCAGCTTCTGCTGGCAGCCAACAGCGGGCGCGGCTTCGCGGCGGAAATGGACGAACTGCTCGCCGAAACACGAAAGGGGCGCGGCGTCGTCTCGACCAAGCCGGGTGTCCAGCTCAAGATCGTGCGCGAGATCGCGCCCGAACACGACCATGTCGCGGTCATGGGCGAGAACCGCAAGCTGGTGATCTTCGCGCTCTCCGAAGTGCCGATCCTGGCCAAGGGGCAGGGGGTTACGCTGCAACGCTATCGCGATGGCGGGTTGTCCGACGCGATCACGCTCAGGCTCGAAGACGGCCTGAGCTGGACAATGGGCGGCGACACCGGGCGCACCCGCGTCGAAAAGGACCTGCTCCCGTGGAAGGTCGCACGCGGCGCGGCCGGGCGCCTGCCTCCAGTCGGATTTCCGCGCGACAATACGTTCTAA